A segment of the Microbacterium luteolum genome:
CATCGTGCCCGCGTTCTCCGGACTGTTCGCTCCCTACTGGCGCCCGGATGCTCGCGGTGCCATCGTCGGGCTCACCCGGTACGCGAACAAGAACCACATCGCGCGCGCGGCCCTCGAGGCCGTGGCGTTCCAGACCCGCGACGTGCTCGACGCTGTCAACGCCGATGCCGGTGTCGACCTCACCGAGCTCAAGGTCGACGGCGGCATGGTCGCGAACGACGCGCTCATGCAGTTCCAGGCCGATGTGCTCGGCGTGCCGGTCGTCCGTCCGGTCGTCGCCGAGACCACCGCGCTGGGTGCCGCCTACGCCGCGGGCCTCGCGGTGGGGTTCTGGAACGGCCTGGACGACCTCTCCGCCAACTGGCAGGAGGACAAGCGCTGGGAGCCGTCGATGGAAGACGGCGAACGCGACCGTCAGCTGCGCCTGTGGCGCAAGGCCGTCACGAAGTCGATAGACTGGGTCGACGAGGACGTGAAGTAGTCGCAACACCAGGAAGCGGGCTCGGAGTCTTCTCCGGGCCCGCTTCTTCGTGTGCGGATGGGGACTCCTCGAGCACCGCCAGGAAGGCGCGGGCGACGCTGCGAGGCGCGGCGGCATCCCAGGCCACGTACTCCACCCGCACCGGACCACGGCGCACTTCGACCGTGACGACGTCGGCCGTGGCGCGGGCCACCACGCCGGGGGCGAGCAGCGTGACGGCGAGCCCCGCCGCGACGAGCCCGAGGATGAGCTCGGCCGAGTCGGCTTCGAAGGCGACATCGCGGGCCGCACCTTCAGCCGCGAACGCCGCGTCGCTCTGTGCGCGCCCGGACGTCCCCGCGGGGAAGTCGGCGAAGGTCATGCCGGCGAGGTCGCGGATACTGACGGATGCCGACTTCGCCAGGACATGTGCGGACGGGACGACGGCCACCAGGCTCTCGGTGACGAGCAGCCTCGAGGCGACGCCGCTCGGTTGAACATCTTCGCGGAGCCCGAGCAGGGCGACATCGAGCTCGCCGGCGCGGATCGCCGCCATCAACGCGTCGCTGTTCCCGACCTGCAGCTCCACGCGGACCGCGGGGTGCGCTGCCCGATACGCGACGAGCAGAGCGGGGACATCCACAGCCGTCACCGTCGGAATGACGCCGAGTCGAAGCGTGCCGACGATCTGACCGGCGGCCGCGGCTGCGTCCTCCTTGGCCTGCTCCGTCGCGAGCAGAGCAGCCCTGGCGTGCGGGACGAAGGCCTCGCCCGCCTCGGTCAGGCGGACGCTGCGACTCGAACGCACGAACAGCCGCTGGCCGAGCTCGCGTTCGAGCGCGGCGATCTGGTGGCTGAGCGCCGACTGCGTGACGAAGCACCGTTCCGCCGCGCGGGTGAAACTCGATGTCGCTGCCACCTCGACGACGTAACGCAGCTGCTGCAGGTCCATCTGTTCATGATCCCTCTTCATGATTGCGGTGACAAGCATGCGTTGGACTCATCGTCGTGCGGGGAGGAGGCTGAGAGCATGAACCGACTGACGATCGTCCTGCTGACGGCCCTCGCCCCGATCGCCTGGGGAACGACGTATCTCGTCACCACCGAACTCCTGCCCGCCGGGCATCCGCTGTTCGCCGGGCTCCTCCGGTCGCTCCCTGCCGGACTCCTCGCCGTGGCGATCAGTCGACAGCTCCCCCATGGCGCGTGGTGGTGGAAGTCCGTGGTGCTCGGAGCCCTGAACATCGGCGCGTTCTTTCCGCTGCTGTTCCTCGCGGCGGAACGGCTCCCCGGTGGCGTCGCCGCCGCAGTCGCCGGTGCGCAGCCACTGATCGTGCTCGCGCTCGGCGCCCTCGTCCTGCAGGAGCGGATCCGTCCGACCACGGCGGCTGCCGCTGTCGCCGGTGCCGGCGGCGTGGCGCTCGTCGTCCTCGGGCCGGCCGCCGAACTGGACCTCTGGGGCATCCTGGCGGCTCTGGGCGGCGTCTCGGCCACAGGAATCGGCATGATCCTCACCAAGCGTTGGGGTCGCCCGAGCGGCGTCGGTCCGGTCGGGTATGCGGGCTGGCAGCTCACCGCCGGAGGACTCCTGCTGCTGCCCGTCACGCTGCTCGTCGAGGGCGTCCCGGCGACCATCGACGGAGGCGCCGCCCTCGGCTACCTGTGGCTGGGGACAGCGGGAGGGATCGTCGCTTACACGCTCTGGTTCCGCGGCATCCAGCAGCTGCCGGTGATCGCCCCCGGCCTGCTCGCGCTGCTCTCCCCCATCGTCGCGACGGTCCTCGGCACCCTGGTCGCCGGAGAGGCCTTCACGCCCATCCAGGCCGTCGGCTTCACCATCACGCTCGCGGCGCTCGTACTGGGGCAGGTCTTCGCGCGTCAGGCGCGCACGACCGTGCCGCCGGTCGAGCCAACGGCCGCCTTGGCGCCGCAGCGCTGAGAGCGGCTCAGCCCTTGCCGAACAGCTTCTGGATCTCGGCGAGGTCGGCCTCGCTCGGTGCCTGAGCGCCGCCACCGCCGAGACCGAACCCGGAGCCGGTGGGCGCCGTGGTCGAGGTGATACCCGCGTTCTCGGCCGCACGCTTGGCCGGGTTCCCGGAGCGCGAGCCCCCGGAGGACTTGCCCTTCTTCCCCCGCTTCGACGACGCGCCGGGACGGCCCATCCCGGGCACCGCGCCCATACCTGGGATGTTCGGGGTGCCGCCGCGGGCGACCGTCTTCATCATCTTCGCGGCCTGCTCGAAGCGCTGGACGAGCTGGTTCACATCGGTGACGGTCATGCCGGAGCCGCGGGCGATGCGCAGGCGGCGTGAGCCGTTGAGGACCTTCGGGTTGCGGCGCTCGACCGGCGTCATCGAGCGGATGATCGCCTCGGTGCGGTCGATCTCCCGCTCGTCGAAGTCCTCGAGCTGCTGCTTCATCTGGCCCATGCCCGGGAGCATCCCGAGCATCTTCTTCATCGACCCCATCTTCTTCATCTGCTGAAGCTGGTCGAGGAAGTCCTCGAGGGTGAAGGCCTCGTTCGCGAGCTTCTCGGCCATCTTCGTGGCCTCTTCCTCATCGAAGGCGTTCTGCGCCTGCTCGATGAGGGTGAGGATGTCGCCGAGGTCGAGGATGCGGCTCGCCATGCGATCCGGGTAGAAGGGCTCGAGGTCCTCGAGACGCTCACCCGTCGAGGCGAAGATGATCGGACGGCCGGTGATGGATGCCACCGAGAGCGCGGCGCCACCGCGCGCGTCGC
Coding sequences within it:
- a CDS encoding LysR family transcriptional regulator, which encodes MDLQQLRYVVEVAATSSFTRAAERCFVTQSALSHQIAALERELGQRLFVRSSRSVRLTEAGEAFVPHARAALLATEQAKEDAAAAAGQIVGTLRLGVIPTVTAVDVPALLVAYRAAHPAVRVELQVGNSDALMAAIRAGELDVALLGLREDVQPSGVASRLLVTESLVAVVPSAHVLAKSASVSIRDLAGMTFADFPAGTSGRAQSDAAFAAEGAARDVAFEADSAELILGLVAAGLAVTLLAPGVVARATADVVTVEVRRGPVRVEYVAWDAAAPRSVARAFLAVLEESPSAHEEAGPEKTPSPLPGVATTSRPRRPSLSTS
- the ffh gene encoding signal recognition particle protein; translation: MATFGTLSDRLTETFRNLRTKGKLTAADVDGTVREIRRALLDADVALVVVKDFTAKVRERALGDEVNKALNPAQQVVQIVNEELVQILGGERRRLQFAKTAPTVIMLAGLQGSGKTTFAGKLAKQLEGEGHTPLLVAADLQRPNAVNQLQVVAQQAGAAVYAPEPGNGVGDPVKVSRDGVEHARRQQHDVVIIDTAGRLGVDAELMKQASDIRKAVDPDEVLFVIDAMIGQDAVNTAKAFQEGVDFTGVVLSKLDGDARGGAALSVASITGRPIIFASTGERLEDLEPFYPDRMASRILDLGDILTLIEQAQNAFDEEEATKMAEKLANEAFTLEDFLDQLQQMKKMGSMKKMLGMLPGMGQMKQQLEDFDEREIDRTEAIIRSMTPVERRNPKVLNGSRRLRIARGSGMTVTDVNQLVQRFEQAAKMMKTVARGGTPNIPGMGAVPGMGRPGASSKRGKKGKSSGGSRSGNPAKRAAENAGITSTTAPTGSGFGLGGGGAQAPSEADLAEIQKLFGKG
- a CDS encoding EamA family transporter; its protein translation is MNRLTIVLLTALAPIAWGTTYLVTTELLPAGHPLFAGLLRSLPAGLLAVAISRQLPHGAWWWKSVVLGALNIGAFFPLLFLAAERLPGGVAAAVAGAQPLIVLALGALVLQERIRPTTAAAAVAGAGGVALVVLGPAAELDLWGILAALGGVSATGIGMILTKRWGRPSGVGPVGYAGWQLTAGGLLLLPVTLLVEGVPATIDGGAALGYLWLGTAGGIVAYTLWFRGIQQLPVIAPGLLALLSPIVATVLGTLVAGEAFTPIQAVGFTITLAALVLGQVFARQARTTVPPVEPTAALAPQR